The following coding sequences are from one Musa acuminata AAA Group cultivar baxijiao chromosome BXJ1-6, Cavendish_Baxijiao_AAA, whole genome shotgun sequence window:
- the LOC135677538 gene encoding uncharacterized protein LOC135677538 → MKREGRQHGMVRSSAFLPAESDPRPNNARVPNHVGAPPAAGFFAKAPSRPTNHSKCTARCRRERCKDCHFSPVSKSRDKAKGAHKLRSCDVVLNHRLVLWRVVDGGRLLSSRKISASEIVDHLYASSQHEGDDYDDQNMEEGAGYGHGGPLLEAVDPKEGHSGAKYGETGESSTDSDEDSEIGFHMIGVTREYSDGEDWLVVDEI, encoded by the coding sequence ATGAAGAGGGAGGGGAGGCAGCATGGCATGGTGAGGAGCTCCGCCTTCTTACCTGCGGAATCCGATCCGAGGCCTAATAACGCCAGGGTCCCCAACCACGTCGGCGCCCCTCCGGCCGCCGGGTTCTTTGCTAAGGCGCCGTCGCGGCCGACGAACCACTCCAAGTGCACCGCCAGGTGCCGCAGGGAGAGGTGCAAGGACTGCCATTTCAGTCCCGTGTCCAAGTCCAGGGACAAGGCCAAAGGAGCGCACAAGCTCCGGTCGTGCGATGTGGTGCTCAACCACCGGCTCGTGTTGTGGAGGGTGGTCGATGGCGGAAGATTGCTGAGCTCCAGAAAGATCTCCGCCAGCGAGATCGTTGACCATTTGTACGCTTCTAGTCAGCACGAAGGAGATGATTATGATGACCAGAACATGGAAGAAGGTGCAGGTTATGGCCATGGAGGACCTCTTTTGGAGGCTGTTGATCCAAAGGAGGGACACAGTGGTGCTAAATATGGAGAGACGGGGGAGAGCAGCACTGACAGTGATGAAGACAGTGAAATAGGTTTCCATATGATTGGAGTAACCCGGGAATACTCTGATGGAGAAGACTGGCTTGTGGTGGACGAGATCTGA